A stretch of the Panicum virgatum strain AP13 chromosome 9N, P.virgatum_v5, whole genome shotgun sequence genome encodes the following:
- the LOC120687839 gene encoding myosin-binding protein 2-like, which yields MVSQAPMAGANLTAALCKKSNRVARVLAYALLEWILIALLLANGVFSYLISRFAAFFGLAPPCALCSRLGVDSLFERHPHRGVGGAGARAEALRRVLCDAHAAELSRLGYCSAHRRLADAGDMCEDCAAAAAPGKALLSWMGRSELGERDLACACCGVALESGFYSPPFLLPTPAARGSDCGHKEEEETAMPNGDVVFVSEEGPVIELFDEKPLLGDDSINVLAQGAEIVANFERLVPLESIDSLAVDMASVSSQYCGERKEAVDHVRQNDAVTENKANANEEKIVLTSDDDKGDGVVDRLIDEQIADVALVSACMEGTFDDGINAGETIEGFGDHQSPEDDSGLKDKDMKISIEDEISEDDQVEQVIPQQKLYTMPRNPSDHEFVEKLDTSVEVEHFQQAELKQKLNLMPMEACVRVSATQPEETVQQAEVNQELASIPIYPREHSGEELEGEKTVQAVLEQEWDSEPVDSREHTFMTSYAHTDDEQAERKQKVTSVKEDVLDYAADTFNDDTNTWKGDIEEDPTEATLTSIHQISYEPLTILDKFAHDHSVIEEEREPETPTHIEGICDSQELLDYKAAVSDGKSIASVATISTDLESTEFVSVDQLRSALASARKSLNSLYAELENERNAAAIAADETMAMINRLQEQKAAMQMEAIQYQRLMEEQSEYDQEALQRLNELVVRREKEKQDLERELEMYRHKVHLYEAKARKMSRHKADDQNGSSSASSSAEDSDDLSQSFYEGDESAHGLNGSNGSSPTDVVLHETARHLVTLDGSLADFEEERLSILEQLKVLEDKLFDLDDEDSDNMKTDKHFSEENHFSGASNGFSDDDSCFKLHDKRKSVTYKGKKLLPLFDDATVEARDILPNKQVDDADQLTEVTLDLATEQDKLAIANEIDQVHERLHALEADREYIKQCVRSLKKGGKGFDLLQEILQHLRDLRRIEQRARNSGELSPHYLHLYTD from the exons ATGGTGTCGCAGGCACCCATGGCCGGCGCCAACCTCACGGCGGCGCTGTGCAAGAAGAGCAACCGCGTCGCGCGGGTGCTCGCGTACGCGCTGCTGGAGTGGATCCTCATCGCGCTTCTCCTCGCCAACGGCGTCTTCTCCTACCTCATCTCCAGGTTCGCCGCCTTCTTCGGCCTCGCACCGCCGTGCGCGCTCTGCTCCCGCCTCGGCGTCGACAGCCTCTTCGAGCGCCACCCACACCGTGGCGTCGGAGGAGCCGGGGCCCGCGCCGAGGCCCTGCGACGCGTGCTGTGCGACGCGCACGCCGCCGAGCTGTCGCGCCTCGGCTACTGCAGCGCGCACCGCCGGCTCGCGGACGCCGGGGACATGTGCGAGGAttgcgccgcggcggcagcgcccggGAAGGCGCTGCTGTCGTGGATGGGCCGGAGCGAGCTCGGCGAGCGGGACCTCGCGTGCGCCTGCTGCGGCGTCGCGCTCGAGAGCGGCTTCTACTCGCCGCCGTTCTTGCTCCCAacgccggcggcgcgtggcTCAGATTGTGGCCacaaggaagaggaagagacaGCGATGCCAAATGGAGACGTGGTCTTTGTGTCCGAGGAAGGCCCTGTGATCGAGCTCTTCGATGAGAAACCGTTGCTGGGGGATGACTCGATCAATGTATTGGCTCAGGGTGCTGAGATTGTTGCCAATTTTGAGCGTCTGGTGCCTCTTGAATCCATTGACTCATTGGCTGTCGACATGGCTTCAGTGTCATCCCAATATTGTGGTGAGAGGAAGGAAGCGGTTGATCATGTAAGGCAGAACGATGCGGTCACGGAGAACAAGGCTAATGCCAATGAGGAGAAAATTGTGTTGACATCTGATGATGACAAGGGGGATGGTGTGGTTGATCGGCTGATTGATGAACAGATTGCTGATGTAGCCCTCGTGTCAGCTTGTATGGAAGGTACATTTGATGATGGGATAAATGCAGGCGAAACCATTGAGGGCTTTGGTGATCACCAGT CTCCTGAGGATGACAGTGGATTGAAAGATAAGGATATGAAAATATCAATTGAGGATGAGATATCTGAAGATGATCAAGTTGAACAGGTTATTCCACAGCAGAAATTGTACACCATGCCAAGAAATCCCAGTGACCATGAATTTGTTGAGAAGTTAGACACAAGTGTTGAGGTGGAGCATTTTCAACAGGCTGAGTTGAAGCAAAAACTGAACTTGATGCCAATGGAAGCTTGTGTGCGTGTCTCGGCAACTCAGCCTGAGGAGACGGTTCAACAAGCAGAGGTGAATCAGGAGTTGGCTTCAATACCAATATATCCCAGGGAGCATTctggtgaagaacttgaaggagAGAAAACTGTACAGGCTGTGCTGGAACAAGAGTGGGACTCTGAGCCAGTTGATTCTAGGGAACATACTTTCATGACTTCATATGCTCATACTGATGATGAGCAGGCTGAGAGGAAGCAGAAAGTCACTTCTGTGAAGGAAGATGTACTGGACTATGCAGCAGACACTTTTAATGATGACACAAACACATGGAAAG GAGATATTGAAGAAGATCCAACTGAAGCTACTCTAACAAGCATACATCAAATATCTTATGAACCTTTGACAATCTTGGATAAGTTCGCTCACGATCATAGTGTCatagaagaagagagagagccTGAGACACCAACTCATATTGAAGGTATATGTGATTCGCAAGAATTGCTGGATTATAAAGCAGCTGTTTCTGATGGTAAATCCATTGCAAGTGTTGCTACTATCTCTACTGATCTGGAAAGCACTGAATTTGTGAGCGTTGATCAACTAAGATCTGCTTTGGCATCTGCACGCAAGTCATTGAACAGCCTATATGCTGAACTCGAAAATGAGAGGAATGCTGCTGCTATAGCTGCTGATGAAACCATGGCAATGATAAACCGCTTGCAAGAACAGAAAGCTGCGATGCAGATGGAGGCGATCCAGTACCAGCGTCTTATGGAGGAACAGTCGGAGTATGATCAAGAAGCATTGCAGAGACTGAATGAACTAGTtgtgaggagagagaaggagaagCAAGATCTGGAGAGAGAACTCGAGATGTATCGTCACAAGGTTCATCTCTATGAGGCAAAGGCAAGGAAAATGTCCAGACACAAGGCCGATGACCAGAATGGGTCATCGTCAGCTTCGTCAAGTGCTGAGGACAGTGATGACCTTTCGCAAAGTTTCTATGAAGGGGATGAATCTGCCCATGGTCTCAACGGAAGCAATGGGAGTAGCCCTACAGATGTTGTCCTGCACGAAACTGCCAGACATCTAGTTACCCTTGATGGCTCACTAGCTGATTTTGAGGAAGAGAGACTCTCCATACTAGAACAACTTAAAGTGCTAGAGGATAAACTTTTTGACCTCGATGATGAAGATTCTGATAACATGAAGACGGACAAGCATTTCTCAGAAGAAAACCATTTCAGCGGTGCCTCAAATGGTTTCTCTGATGATGATAGCTGCTTTAAACTTCATGACAAAAGAAAAAGCGTAACCTATAAAGGAAAGAAGCTCCTGCCACTGTTTGATGATGCTACTGTGGAAGCTAGAGACATCCTTCCAAATAAGCAAGTTGATGATGCAGATCAGTTGACAGAAGTCACATTGGATCTTGCTACAGAGCAAGATAAACTTGCAATCGCCAATGAAATTGATCAAGTCCATGAAAGGCTGCATGCTCTTGAAGCAGATAGGGAATATATAAAACAGTGTGTGAGGTCTTTGAAAAAGGGAGGCAAAGGGTTCGATCTTCTTCAGGAGATCTTACAGCATCTTCGAGACCTGAGAAGGATTGAGCAGCGTGCAAGGAACTCTGGAGAGCTTTCACCTCACTATTTACATCTTTACACAGATTAA